One segment of Setaria viridis chromosome 4, Setaria_viridis_v4.0, whole genome shotgun sequence DNA contains the following:
- the LOC117851564 gene encoding uncharacterized protein produces MAVKFVALVGVVLLFLLVSQDLACARELTEANESEVKNVKPGGAPGLKDEKWGGGYNGGYGNGGGYGGGYGGGYGGGYEPRYGGGYHHGHGGGGYGPGYGGGYGGPGYGGGYGQPGYGGGYGGGYGGGYGGGYGGGGGYGGGGGYGGGYGGGGYPGGGHHGGWN; encoded by the exons ATGGCGGTCAAGTTTGTAGCTCTTGTGGGGGTTGTCCTGCTCTTTCTCCTCGTCTCCCAGGATTTGGCATGTGCTAGAGAGCTCACGGAAGCCAATG AGTCTGAagtgaaaaatgtgaaacctgGAGGAGCGCCTGGACTCAAAGATGAGAAGTGGGGAGGTGGATATAATGGAGGGTATGGCAACGGAGGTGGTTATGGGGGAGGTTACGGTGGTGGGTACGGTGGTGGCTATGAGCCTAGATACGGTGGAGGATaccaccatggccatggtggaGGAGGCTATGGGCCCGGATATGGTGGTGGTTATGGTGGCCCTGGGTATGGTGGTGGGTATGGTCAGCCTGGGTATGGCGGAGGCTATGGTGGAGGATACGGCGGAGGCTATGGCGGAGGatacggtggtggcggcgggtaCGGTGGAGGCGGGGGCTATGGAGGCGGatatggtggtggcggctaCCCTGGAGGTGGACACCATGGTGGATGGAATTAA